One Bartonella kosoyi DNA segment encodes these proteins:
- the rpsE gene encoding 30S ribosomal protein S5, translated as MAQKERGEREERDNEFVDRLVHINRVAKVVKGGRRFGFAALVVVGDQKGRVGFGHGKAREVPEAVRKATESAKREMIYVPLRSGRTLHHDLEGRHGAGRVLLRSASAGTGIIAGGPMRAIFEALGMQDVVAKSLGSSNPYNMVRATFDALKHQMHPRDIAAQRGIKYSTLQARRRHLVDVEG; from the coding sequence ATGGCACAAAAAGAACGTGGTGAAAGAGAAGAACGCGATAATGAGTTTGTCGATAGACTCGTTCATATTAATCGTGTTGCTAAAGTTGTAAAGGGTGGTAGGCGTTTTGGTTTTGCTGCTCTCGTTGTCGTTGGAGATCAAAAAGGGCGTGTGGGCTTTGGACACGGTAAGGCTCGTGAAGTTCCTGAGGCTGTTCGTAAAGCAACGGAATCTGCAAAGCGCGAAATGATTTATGTCCCACTTCGGTCTGGACGTACATTACATCATGATCTTGAAGGTCGTCACGGGGCTGGGCGTGTTTTGCTTCGTTCAGCGTCTGCTGGTACTGGTATTATTGCTGGGGGACCGATGCGTGCTATTTTTGAGGCTCTTGGTATGCAGGATGTTGTTGCAAAATCACTAGGATCATCAAATCCTTATAACATGGTTCGTGCAACATTTGATGCACTAAAACATCAAATGCATCCGAGAGATATTGCTGCTCAGCGTGGTATAAAATATTCGACTTTGCAGGCGCGTCGTCGCCATTTAGTCGACGTAGAAGGGTAG